ATCACCGATCCACCGCCACGAGTCTTCATGGCGGGAGTCACCGCCTTAAGGGTGCGCCAGGGCCCCATGATGTTGACGTTGAGCACATCCAGAAATTCGCCCTCGGGAATGTCCGCGAACGGGTGCACAGTCCAGATGCCGGCGTTGGCCACTGCGACATCGAGTCCACCGAAGGCCTTTACTCCCTCGGCGACCAGGCTGTCCAACGGCGCCTGCTCACGGACGTCACCTTCGCGCGCAATGATTCGCCGACCCAGTGCTTCGACTTCCTTGACCGTGATCTCGAGGTCCGCCGCCGTGGCGACGGGATAGGGAACCCGTCCATTCGTCGGGCAGTCGAAAGCGAGGATATCTGCACCTTCCTGTGCGAGGCGGATGGCGTGTGCCCGTCCCTGACCTCGAGCCGCGCCGGTGATCAGAGCGACCTTTCCTTCCATGCGTCCCATGACCTCTCCTTCTTTTTGTTGATTCTGATTTGCCTCTGATACGGCGGGAACTCTGGTACTGCAACGGATCTAGGTTCGATACTTCAGAAGCTCGGCCTGATCAGTTGAAGGAGTACATCGATTCCGGGCGGCTCGGTCCAGACATGTGTGGCGTCGCCCAGCAGGATCGGGGCCGCGATCGGATCCGCTCGGCCCGGCCCTCGGATGGCGCAGCCCCCGAGTTCGGGACCATCGGCATCGGGTAGCCGCAGTGCGATGTGATCCAGTTTTGCCGGCGCTTCTTCGAGGGCTGTATCGAGCACATCCAGGTTGTGGACGGTGTACAACTCGACCTCGGCTCCGGCAATGTTGAGGAACACCGCGCTGATGCCCATGACCGGAATCTCGACCGTGCGGGCAGCCTCGACCCCGAACCGATCGGACCAGTGGCCGACGGCCGACGTCAGGTCGCGTACCAGAATGCCGACGTGATCGAGTCGGGGAAGGTTGATAGCCGGTCCGTGTTCGTGCATGGAGGCTCCTCTACTGGCTGCCCGCCGCAACGAAGTGCGGAGAAGGGCCCGGCGTGGGATCCGTCCAACGCTGCGTGATGACTTTGGACCTTGTGTAGAAGCGGTAAGCGTCGTAGTTGAGACCGTCATCGCCGAAGCGCGAGTCACCCCATCCACCGAAGCCGAACCACGAAATCGGAACGGGGATAGGCACGTTGATCCCGACACTGCCGGCCGATACTTCCCTGCTGAATCGCCGGGCCGCCGCGCCGCTGCCGGTGAAGATGATGGCGCCGTTGCCGTAGGGATTGTCGTTGACGATCTGCAGGGCCTGCTCGAGGTCCTCGGTGCGCAACACGCTCAGGACCGGTCCGAACACTTCGTCGCGGTACAGATCGCTCTCGACGCGAACGCCGTCCACGAGACTGGGGCCGATGAAGTAACCGGCACCCGGTGGAGTCAGCTTGCGGCCGTCGACAACCAGTCTGCCACCCTGCTCGACAGATCTTTGCAGCGCTGAGCGGACCCGATCCAGAGCGGTCGCTGAGATCAACGGACCCATGTCGGTACCCAACGCTGCGCCCGGGCCTACCTTGAACGCATTCGCACGCTCAGCGATCTTGGGCACCAACGCATCTGCCGCCGCGCCGACGGCGACGGCGACGGTCACGGCCATGCATCGCTGCCCCGCGGCACCGTAAGCTGCCGAAACCAGCGCATCGGCAGCAGCATCGAGGTCTGCGTCGGGCAGCACCACCATGTGGTTCTTGGCACCTCCGAGGGCCTGCACCTTCTTACCGGCGTCGGCCGAGCGTCGGTAGATCGCACGCGCGACAGGGGTGGACCCGACGAAGGACACCGCCGCGACATCGGGGTGGTCGATGAGCGCCTCGGCGGCCTCTACACCGCCGTGCACCACGTTGAGTACGCCGTTGGGCAATCCTGCATCGGTCGCGATTTGTGCCAAGCGCACCGCTGCCGACGGCACCTGTTCACTCGGTTTGAGTACGAACGCGTTCCCGCAAGCTATGGCCGCCGCAAACATCGACACCGGCACCATGACCGGGAAGTTGAACGGTGTGATGCCGGCGCACACGCCGAGCGGTTGCCGGAACGAGTACGTGTCGACACCATTGGCGACCTGTTCGGCGTACTCCCCCTTGAGTTGCTGCACGACCGACAGCGACACATCGATGGCTTCGATCGCGCGCGCCAACTCTCCACGAGCGTCCGCCAGCGTCTTGCCCTGTTCGGCCGTGATGATCCAGGCCAAGTCGTCCAACTGCTCGTGCAGCAACGCCCGGAAGCGATGTAGTACCGATGCACGGGCAGGGCTAGGGGTACCGCCCCAGGCCGCTGCCGCAGTCCGCGCACTCATCACCGCATCGTCGACGGCGTCGGCGCCGCCCAACACGACAGTGCCGATCACGCGCCCGGTAGCGGGATCATGAATTTTGGCTCGCGGCCCTGCCGCCGAGGACATGGCCGCGCCGCCGATCCAATGCGGCACGGTGTCGAGAGAAACATCGATGGTCACAGCAACTCCAATGGTCAGTAGCGCCAAATATCCGAAACGTCAGCCAAACTCAGGCCTTGGTCTCGCGCGGATGAGGCAGATCGGGGAACATCTCCAAGCCGTAGTTGACCTTCAGGTTCTCGACCTCGGCCTGCAGCTGCTCGGGCGTCCGAAGTTCACGATCGCGCGCCTCGTAGAAGTACTTGTCAATGCCCCCGTTGGGCTCGAAACCGCTGCTGTCGGGCCCGGGCACGAACACCACCAGAATCCGTGCTTCGTCACCGATCACTTCATAGGTGTGCCGCTGATCCTTACGCCCCCAAACGAACTGGCCCTTCTTGGCGCTATACGAACCGGCCTCGGTGTGGATCTTTATTTCACCGTCCATCACAAAGAAACCCTCTTCTTCGCGGTGGTGAATGTGCCAGACCGGTTCGGTGCCACGCACCCAATTGGTCTCGATGACGATCAGCTGCCCGTTGGTGCTCTCACCCGTGGCGTGAATCCAGAAGTCCACACCGGTCATGAAGTCACCGGTCATCCTGAAGTGGATGTCGTCACGGTGGGAGACGTAGCTCTCGCCGTCGCGTGAAGTTGTCGGCTGGATCTGGTCGACGTCCGATTTGGTGGCCATATCAATCCCTCTCAGGTCGTTGTGAGTCCGCATGCCGGTGGTCGGCATCACGGCCCGACAGGGCTGAGATTAGACTCACAGTTGGCTTTAGTCAACACAGTGTCCAGTTTGCAGTGCGCTGGCACATCACCCAGAAATCGACAAGGTGTTGACTATCACAGACGCATGGTGCACTCTCGGAGCCGCCGCGGGTCTGCAGGTAGCCCGCCCGAAAACGGAGGACAGTCAATGAAGTTGGAGTTGGAGTTCAGCTACACCGCCGAGCTTGCCGAGCCTCAGATTGTGGGCCCGGGCCCTTATGGGCTGCGTCAGGTCCTGGCGGTCACCGGAGGCAAGGTCACCGGAAACAGGATCAGCGGGACCGCCGCCCCCGGCGGCGGGGACTGGCTACTGGCCGGCGAGGACGGCTACGGCCGACTCGACGTGCGTGCCCAGTTCTACACCGACGACGGCGCGGTCATCTACATGAGCTACCAAGGCTTGGTTGAGGTCAACGAAGCGGCCGCAGGCGCACTCGGCGGCGCCACCACCGGCACCGACTTCGGAGATCACTACTTCGTCACCACCCCGCGCCTGGAATGCGGAGACCCCAGATACTCATGGGTCAACCAGACCATCTTCGTCGGCCAAGGACGCATCCAACCCGGACCCGTCGTCGAATTCCAGGTCTTCCGAGTCGCACTGTGACAGGCACCGACGGCCGTGGTCCATCCCGGCCTCTCGATAGGCGACGGTGCATATGACTGTGCTGCATTCGCAGGTCCAGCAACTGCTGGATGCGCTGTCCAAACGGCCCGCGCAACAGCCGTGGGAGATGTCGATAGCGGCCTACCGGGAGGCCGGCGAGAAACTGATTGCGTTGGCAGGCGACGTTGATGATCGTTGCCGCGTAGAAAATTTCACGATCTCCGTCCGGCATGGGTCAGTCGCAGCACGCAGCTACCATCCAACCGCGGCCAGATCCGCGCTGCCGGGCGTTGTCTATCTGCACGGAGGGGCCTTTGTACGCGGTAGCCTGGACACCCACGATCGGATGTGCCGGAAGCTCTGTGTGCGGGGCGAACTCATCGTGATTTCCGTTGCCTATCGGCTGGCCCCGGAAGACCGGTTTCCCAGTGCACACCATGACGCGGCCGATGCCTTGTCTTGGGTCAGTGAGCATGCCGACGAGCTCGGCATCGACGTCGAAGCACTCGCGATCGCCGGTGATTCGTCGGGGGGCGCACTGGCGGCAAGCGTTGCGCTCGCCTCACGAGAACAGGGCCCTGCGATCAAAGCCCAAGGCTTATTGTGTCCCGCACTCGATGCCACCATGAGCAGTAACTCCATCGACCGGCACGGCGACGGTCCGTTCCTCACCCGGGCCGCGCTGGAATGGGCATACGCCATGTACATACCTGAGGTCGCCGACCGGTCTTCACCCCTCGCCTCACCCTTGCTGACGCAGAATCTGATGGGCGCACCGCCTGCTGTGATCCTCAGCGCCGAGGTGGATCCCGTAGCCGACGACGCCGATCGCTACGGTAAACGACTCGCCGCGGCAGGCGTCAAGGTCCGAGCGCACCACTACGAGGGCATGCCACATGCCTTTCCGTTGCTGGCGGGGGTGCTCGACGCCGGCGATCACGCCATCACGGTGTTCGCGGAGGAGCTCGCCGCGTTGCTTAGCTAGGCATGTCAAGAAACCGTGCCGGAATGTCGGCGACTGATCGATCAGCTACCGCCGCAGAGTATTACGACGTAACTGCTCCGCCGGGCTGCGCTACCAATCAGCGGGCCTCGCGTCAAACGAGGTTGGCTCGAATCGCTGATTGACCCTGCAGCAATCAGCTTTGCCT
This genomic window from Mycolicibacterium goodii contains:
- a CDS encoding CoA-acylating methylmalonate-semialdehyde dehydrogenase, which gives rise to MTIDVSLDTVPHWIGGAAMSSAAGPRAKIHDPATGRVIGTVVLGGADAVDDAVMSARTAAAAWGGTPSPARASVLHRFRALLHEQLDDLAWIITAEQGKTLADARGELARAIEAIDVSLSVVQQLKGEYAEQVANGVDTYSFRQPLGVCAGITPFNFPVMVPVSMFAAAIACGNAFVLKPSEQVPSAAVRLAQIATDAGLPNGVLNVVHGGVEAAEALIDHPDVAAVSFVGSTPVARAIYRRSADAGKKVQALGGAKNHMVVLPDADLDAAADALVSAAYGAAGQRCMAVTVAVAVGAAADALVPKIAERANAFKVGPGAALGTDMGPLISATALDRVRSALQRSVEQGGRLVVDGRKLTPPGAGYFIGPSLVDGVRVESDLYRDEVFGPVLSVLRTEDLEQALQIVNDNPYGNGAIIFTGSGAAARRFSREVSAGSVGINVPIPVPISWFGFGGWGDSRFGDDGLNYDAYRFYTRSKVITQRWTDPTPGPSPHFVAAGSQ
- a CDS encoding VOC family protein; protein product: MHEHGPAINLPRLDHVGILVRDLTSAVGHWSDRFGVEAARTVEIPVMGISAVFLNIAGAEVELYTVHNLDVLDTALEEAPAKLDHIALRLPDADGPELGGCAIRGPGRADPIAAPILLGDATHVWTEPPGIDVLLQLIRPSF
- a CDS encoding alpha/beta hydrolase codes for the protein MTVLHSQVQQLLDALSKRPAQQPWEMSIAAYREAGEKLIALAGDVDDRCRVENFTISVRHGSVAARSYHPTAARSALPGVVYLHGGAFVRGSLDTHDRMCRKLCVRGELIVISVAYRLAPEDRFPSAHHDAADALSWVSEHADELGIDVEALAIAGDSSGGALAASVALASREQGPAIKAQGLLCPALDATMSSNSIDRHGDGPFLTRAALEWAYAMYIPEVADRSSPLASPLLTQNLMGAPPAVILSAEVDPVADDADRYGKRLAAAGVKVRAHHYEGMPHAFPLLAGVLDAGDHAITVFAEELAALLS
- a CDS encoding cupin domain-containing protein translates to MPTTGMRTHNDLRGIDMATKSDVDQIQPTTSRDGESYVSHRDDIHFRMTGDFMTGVDFWIHATGESTNGQLIVIETNWVRGTEPVWHIHHREEEGFFVMDGEIKIHTEAGSYSAKKGQFVWGRKDQRHTYEVIGDEARILVVFVPGPDSSGFEPNGGIDKYFYEARDRELRTPEQLQAEVENLKVNYGLEMFPDLPHPRETKA
- a CDS encoding DUF3237 domain-containing protein; amino-acid sequence: MKLELEFSYTAELAEPQIVGPGPYGLRQVLAVTGGKVTGNRISGTAAPGGGDWLLAGEDGYGRLDVRAQFYTDDGAVIYMSYQGLVEVNEAAAGALGGATTGTDFGDHYFVTTPRLECGDPRYSWVNQTIFVGQGRIQPGPVVEFQVFRVAL
- a CDS encoding mycofactocin-coupled SDR family oxidoreductase, whose protein sequence is MGRMEGKVALITGAARGQGRAHAIRLAQEGADILAFDCPTNGRVPYPVATAADLEITVKEVEALGRRIIAREGDVREQAPLDSLVAEGVKAFGGLDVAVANAGIWTVHPFADIPEGEFLDVLNVNIMGPWRTLKAVTPAMKTRGGGSVIITSSGNGVEGSPHYVHYVASKHGVLGLAKSAALEFGQYGIRVNSLLPGPTDTPALDWQGGYDLCAGKGPGNGVKEDLQGAKYWAVLRDVGLLPPQAMSEAVLWLASDESRWTTGLEMLVEGGHMIMPGLNMTKMALDNQ